Proteins from a single region of Lepus europaeus isolate LE1 chromosome 4, mLepTim1.pri, whole genome shotgun sequence:
- the LOC133758458 gene encoding LOW QUALITY PROTEIN: neuropilin and tolloid-like protein 2 (The sequence of the model RefSeq protein was modified relative to this genomic sequence to represent the inferred CDS: deleted 1 base in 1 codon): MALEQLCSVLKVFLITILVVEGIAVAQKTPDGQNIGIKHVPATQCGIWVRTSNGGHFASPNYPDSYPPNKECIYILEAAPRQRIELTFDERYYIEPSFECRFDHLEIRDGPFGFSPLIDRYCGMKSPPLIRSTGRFMWIKFSSDEELEGLGFRAKYSFIPDCQFELSGADGIVRSSQVEQEEKTKPVQAVDCIWTIKATPKAKKKKAGVFEQITKTHGTIIGITSGIVLVLLIISILVQVKQPRKKVMTCKTAFNKTGFQEVFDPPHYELFSLRDKEISADLADLSEELDSYQKMRRSSTASRCIHDHHCGSQASSVKQSRTNLSSMELPFRNDFAQPQPMKTFNSTFKKSSYTFKQAHECPEQALEDRVMEEIPCEIYVRGQEDSAQASISIDF; this comes from the exons ATGGCCCTGGAGCAGCTCTGCTCGGTCCTCAAAGTGTTCTTAATAACAATACTTGTAGTGGAAGGGATTGCTGTGGCCCAAAAGACCCCAGATGGACAAAATATTGGAATCAAGCACGTTCCTGCAACCCAATGTGGCATTTGGGTTCGAACCAGCAATGGAGGTCATTTTGCTTCACCAAATTATCCTGATTCATACCCACCAAACAAGGAGTGTATCTACATTTTGGAAGCTGCTCCACGTCAAAGAATAGAATTAACCTTTGATGAACGTTATTATATAGAACCATCATTTGAGTGTCGATTTGATCACTTGGAAATTCGAGATGGGCCGTTTGGTTTCTCTCCTCTTATAGATCGTTACTGTGGCATGAAAAGCCCTCCATTAATTAGATCAACAGGGAGATTCATGTGGATTAAGTTTAGTTCTGATGAAGAACTTGAAGGACTTGGATTTCGagcaaaatattcatttattccagATTGCCAGTTTGAGCTCTCGGGAGCTGATGGAATAGTACGTTCTAGTCAGgtagaacaagaagaaaaaacaaaacctgtccAAGCAGTTGATTGCATATGGACAATTAAGGCTACTCcaaaagctaagaaa aaaaaagcaggagtaTTTGAACAAATCACTAAAACCCATGGAACAATTATTGGCATTACATCAGGGATTGTCTTGGTccttctcattatttctattttagtaCAAGTGAAGCAGCCTCGAAAAAAGGTCATGACTTGCAAAACTGCTTTTAATAAAACAGGGTTCCAGGAAGTGTTTGATCCTCCCCATTATGAACTGTTCTCACTAAGGGACAAAGAAATTTCTGCAGACCTGGCAGACTTGTCAGAAGAGCTAGACAGCTACCAGAAGATGCGGcgctcctccactgcctcccgctGCATCCACGACCATCACTGTGGATCGCAGGCATCCAGTGTCAAACAAAGCAGGACCAACCTCAGCTCCATGGAACTTCCTTTCCGAAATGATTTTGCACAACCACAGccaatgaaaacatttaataGCACCTTCAAAAAAAGTAGCTATACTTTCAAACAGGCACATGAGTGCCCTGAACAGGCCCTAGAAGATAGAGTGATGGAGGAGATTCCCTGTGAAATTTATGTCAGGGGACAAGAAGATTCTGCACAAGCATCCATATCCATCGACTTTTAA